Genomic segment of Saccopteryx bilineata isolate mSacBil1 chromosome 9, mSacBil1_pri_phased_curated, whole genome shotgun sequence:
CACCAGGTTGAGGTAATCCGCCTGGCTGAGCACCCCGGCCTTCAGGCCGCGCACTAGTCCCTCCAAGTAGCCATTGTCCACGTTGAAGTAAAGCTCCGGGAAGGACGACATGGCTGCTGCGGGGCGGCGGGACCGGAGAACCCCAAACCGCAGGCTCGCAGCTCAACTCCAAGATCAGCTGACTCGACACCCGCAACCGACTGTCAAGCGCGTCAGGTGACGTGCAACGCGTCACGTGATCGCAACTGGGCGGAGCGCTGAGCGTCGCCCACCTTCCGGGTGGCTTCGAGCGGAAGCGTTGCGTAGGTGTGGGCTGGGATGCCTTCTGGCGCCTGCGCGCTGAGAGAAGGCGAAACTCAGGCTACCAGCAGGAGCGACTTGACGTGACAGGCTGGCCGCGCGGTGGCGCCCGTGGCTATGGAAATTGAAATGAGCCCTGTATCTTTTCCTGGTCTGGTGCATCCGGCACTGTGGGGGCTTGCAGAGTAAAAATGGGAGCTATTTACGCTTGGAAATATTCCAGATTCTTGAGTCAGCCTTCCCCCGAGGGGAACTGAGACATAGCAACGGCGGCCTTCGCTGGGTGTCACACATCGAGTTAGCTGCAAGTAGGCCCTGGAGCCTAATGCTTGTTGGCCAGCCAGAAGTTACAGACCCTGTCCCGTCCCCCTTTACCCCTTATTTACTGTACAAGATTCTCGATGGCTGGAGAGCAGTTCTCCCTCAACGGTGCGTTGTGTcctaagagcaggggtccccaaactttttacacagggggccagttcactgtccctcagactgttggagggccggactataaaaactatgaacaaatccctgtgcacactgcacatatcttattttaaagtaaaaaaacaaaacaggaacaaatacaatatttaaaataaaaaacaagtaaatttaaatcaacaaactgttcagtatttcaatgggaactatgctcctctctgaccaccaatgaaagaggtgccccttccagaagtgcggtgggggccaggtaaatggcctcagggggccgcatgcagcccgcgggccgtagtttggggacccctgcctaagaGCGTGCATGTAGGTAACTAAGATGATGAGGTAACACAAGactctggagtgtgtgtgtgtgtgtgtgatttctaGGTTTGGCGGCACCCCCATCCTTGCCATGATCTACCCCCTATAAAGTCTACcttagaaaaaaatgacacaggccctggcctgttggctcagtggtagagcgtcggcctggcgtgcagaagacccaggttcgattcccggccagggaacacagaagaagcgcccatctgcttctccacccccccccctccttcctctctgtctctctcttcccctcctgcagccaaggctccattggagcaaagatggcccgggcgctggggatggctccttggcctctgccccaggtcctggagtggctctggtcgcaacagagagacgccccggaggggcagagcatcgcaccctggtgggcatgccaggtggatcctggtcgggcgcatgcgggagtctgactgtctctccctgtttccagcttcagaaaaatacaaaaaaaaaaaaaagaagaaggagaaaaatgacacaggccctggccgatggcttggttggagcatcatcctgacatacTGAGGCTGTGAGTTtgatcccagatcagggcacatacaagaatcaacccatgacaacatgaataaatggaataacaaatcagtgtttctctctctctctctttctctccctctgtctcccttcttctctatagaaaaaaagaaaaagaaaaagaaaaatgccacaGCCTTGGGATTTTGGTTCCAAACTTTATTCACACACTCCCAAACCCAGTCCGAACTCTGACGTTGACTAGCTAGGTGCGGCTGCAGGGGTTTCCCGCAGTACCCAGCTTGCGGCAGTAGCAGAAGGCATTGAAGAACCTGCAGTAGCATGTGGCGCATGGGTCACAGCACGGTACTTGGTGTCCCAGACAGGACTCGTGCAGTCGCACGCAGCGACGTAGGGAGCGTGGCTCGCGTCTTTCCGGATCTAGCACCTGCAGGGATGTGGGAGCCTAGGCCTCCGGGGCAGGTCCAGGGACCTCACCTGCCCCCATCCAAGTGGGATGACATTGGAGCATGGGGTATGCAGTTCCCCCCTAGGTGAGGGGTCATGAAATGGAGAGTGGGAATGATGCCTTATGTCCCTTCCCAAGGCCTGTGACCTCACCCCTTTCCCGGAACAGTTACCTCTGCCAAGTCCTTGGCCTCTTGCAGCAGAGCCTCTTCAGCCTGTTCTGCAGTTGTCCTTTTCAGCCCAGGCCTCAGGCCCAGGCCTGTGACAGATGATTTGAGggcagagcacacacacacacacacacacacacaccacaaaacaCCCACCTCCCAGGCCTGGGAttgggaagggaaaaggagagctCATACCAGGCAGAATAATTTGTGGCCAGAGGGTGTCCAGGCCCCACCCAGACCCACCCCTGCCCACACTGACCTGACAGCTCTGGAAACAGGACCTGCTCAGGCCTTCTGATGCCCTCTAAGGGTGCTAAGCTCATCTGGGCACCTTGCATGGCAGGCAGTGCCAGCAACAGGACACAGCTCAGCAGTGCAATCAGCATAGCCTGGCTCAACAGGAAGACCCACCACTTAGTCCCTCCTCATTTTTGGAGCACCCACTAAGTGCCCTATCCCCAAGATAAGCCCCCCAGCCCCCAAGAGTAGGAATCTCTGCCCAACCTGAGGACTTACTTCTGCTTGCTGAATCCTTGCCTCAGAGTTCCTGGCCACCCCATGCCCTCAGCTTATATAGCAGGGTCTAATGAAAGGCCTACACGTGACTATTTCCTGTAGCAAGTACATGAGGGGCCCTCCccagaggatgggggtgggggtacagTTCAGGCCTCTCTCCCTGGAACCTGAGCTTTTGGATGCTTTACAAGAGGGTGACCATCTCCAATTGCAAGTGAGGTCCCCAGGAGCCAAATAAGTTGGGAAACAAGATAAGGTGCCCAGGGTCCCCAAATTTCTACAGGACAGGGACCTGGGGGGTCCCTGGGGGCCACTTGGGGCTAGGAAGGACAATACAATGGCAGGCTGGAGCCATTATCAGTAACAAAGCAGGTGGCCCTGAGAGCTTAATTTAATTTGTGGCCCTGGAGATGCTCCCTCAGACACTACGTGGCATGTTGTTTGCTTTGCTTCCAGGAACTTGGGTCAAGCGCATTGAAGAAGGTGATGGAACAGTGGCCAGAGTGGGGCAAAGGTGGGGTGCAGACCTAGACCCTGAGGTTTTTGCAGGAGAAAGGGATGAAGAAGCCCACCTAGCCAACACCAGGCCCTCCTACTTCCATCCctggctctgcctcccctcctccttctccctccaggCTTCTCCAagacccccaccccttctcctgtCCCAAATCCCTTTCTGCCTGGGTTTCCTGGAAGCCAAGGAAACAGAACAGACTGTTCCCTGGGTGGACAAGCAGCTCCAAAGTAAATAGCTTTCAGGCCGCCTGCCTCATTAGTGCTAATGgttgctcccttcctctctgtgttgTTAGGGCTCTGCGCACGCCTAGTATCATCAGCACAAGGCTGCCTTTTTGTGGGGATGGTAGAACACTCAGgacccccacccctcaccacTCTGGAGGGCAATTTATCACACACTTGCCCAATCAAGGAAAGTGATGCAGTCTGAATCAGCTTCAAGGCCTCAGTGTACAAACTCGGTCAGCCCCAGGCAGtggaaagagggtgaaggggCTGTTGGTGGCCCAAGTTTACACAGGCTATTCTGACCAGGCAAAAAGCCTGAGGAAGTTCTCTCAGCAGTGAGTGGAAATCACAGGTTGTCATCTGGCAGCCTTTGGCCTGGTGTCAACACCAACAATTGGTGTTGGGGTGTGGGTTGTATGGGGAGGAGATGTTCTGCAGAGGGTGGCCCTGTGGCAGCTTCCTCCACAGATGGACACTGTTGTCTGTTCTAGGATCAGGTTGGCATTGCGCTCACTGTGGTTGGCTCAGGGTAACAGTCCTAGTAGCTCAGAGGGTTATGCTACTGCTGGGGGGTGGCGGCGGCTGGGACAGTCTCTGAGGAGCTGGTCCCTGAATAATTTAGTAAAGGGCCAGTCCCTGTTTCTCCCCTGAGAAAGGTACTGACTGTTTTAGTGACTGTCATAAAGCCAGCCTGGTGTCAGGGGCTCCCTGGACATTGAGCTTTCGCCCTCGAGGCCACAGTTGAGTGTGGTGGCCCACCCAGGGCTTTTTCTTCTCAGAGTGGTGCAGGCTGAAGGTATCTGGCACCCATGTGTGACCCCATCCTGGTGGGGCCTCTTGGGGCTAGAAGGACAATACATCAAATATACCTGAGGCATGTTCCCCAAATCCTTGGTCCCTGGCTTCATCCTTGGAAATTCTGGCCGAAGGGACAGTCCTGGGGAGCAGGGACTGAGTGGATTTTAGAAAGGTGTCCTAGGTAAATTAAGGTGGGCTTGGTCAGCACCCATGCTAAGGTTGGGGCctcctccccctcaggcactcaGTGTCTTTACTCACCAACAGAGCAGGGACTGTCTTCACCTGGGTGTGTGCACGCAGGTGGATCAGCCTCATGAACAGTGATGGACAAGGGCTGAGGCACACAGGCAACCTGGGTCCCTGATCAGGTCCGATGGGAGAGAcagtaaaaaaaaccaaccatCAAAACACAGTGGGATGGTCAGAGAAGTATAAATATTGGGTATTCAGTGACAGTAAGGGATAATtgtgaatttttgttgttgtgataATGGTGATATGGTTatgctttcttttaatttagaatcaaatttaatggggttacattgattaacaagagtacatagattgctatagattgcttttgtttttttttaatttttttaaaaaaggactcaTCTTTTAGAGAAACATAATGAAGTATTTACTGATAAAATAATAAGAAgcttggcttgagccaaggtggttggttgctggcttgagtccaaggtggttggtttgagcaaggggtcactggcttggccggaTGCCCTCTCCCTTGGGTCAatgcacatgtaagaaagcaatcaatagcctgaccaggtggtggcacagtggatagagcgtcggactgggatgcataggacccaggttcgagaccccgaggtcgccagcttgagcacaggctcatctggcttgagcaaaaagctcaccagcttggacccaaggttgctggctcaagcaaggggttactcggtctgctgaaggtccgcggtcaaggcacatatgagaaagcaatcaatgaacaactaaggtgttgcaacgcgcaatgaaaaactaatgattgatgcttctcatctctctccattcctgtctgtctgtccctgtctatccctctctcttactcactctctgtctctgtaaaaaataaaaaaaaaattaaaaaataaaaaagaaagaaagaaagcaatcaatggcctgactaggcagggcgcagtggatagagcgtcggattgggatgcagaggacccaggttccagaccccgaattcgccagcttgagtatgggatcatttggtttgagcaaagctcaccagcttagacccaaggtcgctggctcaagaaaagagttacttggtctgctgaaggcccatggtcaaggcacatatgagaaagcactcaatgaacaactaaggtgttgcaatgaaaaactgatgattgatgcttctcatctctctgcgttcccatctgtctgtccctatctatccctctctctgtctctgtaaaaaaaaaaaaaaaaaagaaagtaatcaatgaacaactacggtgctacaactatgagttgatgcttctcatctttctcccttcctgtttctctctctctttttcactaaaaataagTAGTCTGAGATTTGCTTTAAATTAATCCAAGGTTGGGGGGATAGTGGGAGGTGAtatgaatgaaacaaaattgtCAGTTTGTAATTGTTAAGAAATTGGGTGAGAGATGCATCACGGCTTCAGTAGCGACGTCTTCTCCTGCTGGGTTCGATCTTTGCCAGCCCCTCCCTCAGGAGACTGTTGCAGTCGGCCATCCCCTACTCCTCTGTAACCATGTGTGACCGAAAGGCGGTGATCAAAAATGCCGATATGTCGGAGGAGATGCAACAGGACTCCGTGGAATGTGCTACTCAGGCGCTGGAGAAATACAACATAGAGAAGGATATTGCGGCCCATATTAAGAAGGAGTTTGACAAGAAGTACAACCCCACCTGGCACTGCATTGTGGGGAGGAACTTCGGTAGTTACGTGACACATGAAACCAAACACTTCATCTACTTCTACCTGGGCCAAGTGGCCATTCTTCTGTTCAAATCTGGTTAAAAGCATGGACTACACCACACACCCAGTGATCCATCCAAAAATAAAGGATTGCAGCCTAAATTCCAAATACCAGAGACTGAAACCTGCAGCCTTGCCTAAGggaacaccttgatcttgaaccttTACTgtgttgtttttgggtttttttgttgttttttttctttttttttttttttctttttcatttttctgaagctggaaacggggagagacagtcagacagactcccgcatgcgcccgaccgggatccacccggcacgcccaccaggggcgacgctctgcccaccagggggcgatgctctgcccatcctgggtgtcgccatgttgcgaccagagccactctagcgcctggggcagaggccacagagccatccccagcgcccgggccttctttgctccaatggagcctcggctgcgggaggggaagagagagacagagaggaaagtgtggcggaggggtggagaagcaaatgggcgcttctcctgtgtgccctggccgggaatcgaacccgggtcctccgcacgctaggccgacgctctaccgctgagccaaccggccagggcactgtgTTGTTTTTGTATAGGGCATTCTCTGTACTCATttgttgtggtaaaaaaaaaaaaaaagaaaaaagaaattgggtGATGGGTCCCTAGACCTCCTTATGCTATTACTGCTGCTTTTGTATATATTagaaattttctataaatttctaaaattaaaaacaaaataatttgcctgaccaggtggtggcgcagtggatagagcgtcggactgggatgcagaaagacccaggttcgagaccccgaggtcgccagcttgagcgcgggctcatctggcttgagcaaacagctcaccagcttggacccaagttcgctggctccagcagggggttactcggtctgctgaaggcccacggtcaaggcacatgtgagaaagcaatcaatgaacaactaagaagtcgcaacgcgcaacgagaaactgatgattgatgcttctcatctctctccgttcctgtctgtctgtccctgtctatctctgcctctgtaaaaaaaaaaaaaaaacaaacaaaataattttttttaaaatgcagtgggatacacaactaaatggaactaaataGAGCAatgcgttgatgcttctctctctctgtctgtctgtctctctctctctttccaatcaatgagaaaaaaattgtaatgcAGAGATAAGTGCTTTGATAAAAGAATGCCCCAGGGGCATGTATGACCAGGATGGGCACCTaccctcgctgagggaggggccaGGAAGTTGGCTAAGGAAGGCTCTCCTAGGGGTGGAAACTGTTACTCAGTCCTGAAACTTGAGTAGGAGTTGGGGAGATTCCAGGCAGGGGACATTATAAGTTTCCTGGACCCATACCTGGCACACAGTTTATCCAGCTGCCTAACCATACAGCTTCACACTGGCACAGGCTCTGCCCCAATCCTGCCTGGTTCCTGCCTGAAAGGACCCAGCCAGGTAAACAGTCGGTAgacttttctctcactttgggtCAGTGAGCCAGATACCCCCAGAGCTGATTCAGTCCATGAGTCAGTCAGCAAACATCTATAGCCACCTTCATATGTCCAACTGCTTTGAGTGGGCACAGGCTCAGATCAAAGCAGCACTCATGCCACTCATAAACCCAAGTGGAATCCAGAGGAGGAAATCAACATTTGCTTATGCCCTTCCGCACCCCACCCTCCTTCTACCCTCCAGTGGGTGTCACACCACCCCCTCCCACCACTGCTGAATTGGCCCAAAACACGGCCTACAGTTTTCTTGTTATAGCTTTCTCGATATATCTCTCTCTAGCTATATATGTAAATCTTTCATTGGCTTAtctaattttattagttttttagaaaaacaaatcttTGGCTTGGTTTATTGATGTATCACATTTTGTTACAATCGCATTACTATCATTTCTGTTTCCTTGTGTTTGTCGATCCTTCCGTTTGTCTTTCCTCCTGATGAACACAGTGTCTTAGAAAAAGCTTCTCCTCAGGAGCTGATTTTCTTCACTAATACACTTTATGGGTGGTTTTACTGGTCAGTAAAActgacctaggccctggccggttggctcagtggtagagcgtcgtcctggcgtgcgggagtcctgggttcgattcccggccagggcacacaggagaagcgcccatctgcttctccactcctccccctctccttcctctctgtctctctcttcccctcccgcagcgaaggctccattggagcaaagttggcccaggcgctgaggatggttctatggcctctgcctcaggtgctaaaatggctctgattgcggcagagcgacgccccagatgggcagagcatcgccccctggtgggcatgccgggtggatcctggtcaggcgcatgcgggagtctgtctgactgcctccccctttccaacttcagaaaaatacaaaaaaaataaataaataaaaataaaataaaacaaactgacCTGATGTTCCCAGAACAATGTTTGTTGGCAAAAGAGCCTTCAGAAATGTGTGGCATGTTCTGGGTGAGGGATTTGGGATACATGGGGGAATGTGGAGCCTATTTTGGGAGGATGGGAACCCCCCAAAATAGGGACCCTGGCTTCAgcgaggagaaaggagagagtgtgGCTGCTCTGTGCCAGAGACCAAGTGTGAGGAACAAGTAGTGCTTgaacccctcctttttttcctgctGCAAAGTAGCATGTTGTTTCTAATTTGTCCAGTGGGAGGCAGCAGAGCCATAAGCACCCACTGGCTCTTCCAGTCTAGCTTCATTCTGAAACCCAGGTCTCCACTCAGTacactgccctgcccctgcccctgcccctgcccctgctcctgccgCTGTGGCTCATCTATAAGACTTCCAAAAGGCAAACGTTGCCTGGAGAGGGATGGTCCCCTCAGCCATCCGAGGAGGGGAGCAGGATGGAATAGGGGTTATTTCAGgctggagtctttttttttttaattaatttttaggagagagagagagagagagagagaagggggagggaggagcaggaagcatcaactcccatatgtgccttgaccaggcaagcccagggttttgaactggtgacctcagcgtttccaggtcgacgctttatccactgcgccaccacaggtcaggccttcaggCTGGTGTCTTGAGCCCTCAGCTGGAGGGTGTCCAACTGGGATCAGGAGCTCCAACATGAGAAAATCATGTTTGTAGCACGAATGCCAGCACTTACCATTCTCCCATTCATTCGAGACCTGTTTATTGAGGACATGCTGCATGACCAGCACTAAGCCAGGGCATGTAAACTGAGACTGGGTCGGAGGTCATGGTGACATGAACTTCTGATTCTGAGGTCAACTAGGGGCTTTGTGGACTTGCCAATGAAGGTGTAGGCTGGAGTCAAGCCAGGGAGAGAGGGCCAAGGTACAAGCCAGCTCTTAGCAGAGCACCCCTTCCCCAGAATGCAAGGAGGCTTGAGCCCAGAGACTCCTGAGCCTTGCTCTAactccctcccactctccccctTCACTGCTGGAAATGGGCCCTTTATTGGGGTCCTGAGAACAGCTGAGCTGTGGCTGGAGTGCTCAGATGAAACTTGACAAAAGGCTTAGGATGACAGAGACAAATAGGCCCACCCAATCTGACCCATAAGCTATGGCTTGTAGTGTGGATGCATGGGCCCCTCTAAGGTGGCAAAGGCCCCTTCTGAAGACATCTACAACCCATGATATCCAAATCCGCAGAG
This window contains:
- the LOC136312902 gene encoding dynein light chain 1, cytoplasmic, whose product is MCDRKAVIKNADMSEEMQQDSVECATQALEKYNIEKDIAAHIKKEFDKKYNPTWHCIVGRNFGSYVTHETKHFIYFYLGQVAILLFKSG
- the AGRP gene encoding agouti-related protein isoform X1; this translates as MKPGTKDLGNMPQAMLIALLSCVLLLALPAMQGAQMSLAPLEGIRRPEQVLFPELSGLGLRPGLKRTTAEQAEEALLQEAKDLAEVLDPERREPRSLRRCVRLHESCLGHQVPCCDPCATCYCRFFNAFCYCRKLGTAGNPCSRT
- the AGRP gene encoding agouti-related protein isoform X2; this encodes MLIALLSCVLLLALPAMQGAQMSLAPLEGIRRPEQVLFPELSGLGLRPGLKRTTAEQAEEALLQEAKDLAEVLDPERREPRSLRRCVRLHESCLGHQVPCCDPCATCYCRFFNAFCYCRKLGTAGNPCSRT